The nucleotide window CGGCGTTGCTGGCATCGCCGGTCAGCATGAAGGCCTGGCAGCGACAGCCGCCGAAATCCTTTTCTTTTTCGTCGCAGGAGCGGCACGGTTCGCGCATCCACTCATAACCACGGAAGCGGTTGAAGCCAAACGACTCATACCAGATATGGTGCAGGTCGTGGTCGCGTACATTGGGGAACTTCACGGGCAGCTGGCGGGCGCCGTGGCAGGGCAGCGCGGTGCCGTCCGGGGTAATGGTGAGGAACAGGTTGCCCCAGCCATTCATGCAGGCCTTGGGGCGCTCTTCGTAGTAGTCCGGAGTGACGAAGATCAGCTTGCACGGGTTGCCCTCGGCCTTGAGCTTTTCCCGGTACTCGTTGGTGATGCGCTCGGCCCGCTCCAGTTGCTCGCGGGTTGGCAGCAGCCCCAGGCGGTTGAGGTGCGCCCAGCCGTAGAACTGACAGGTGGCAAGCTCGACGAAGTCGGCTTCCAGGGCAATGCACAGCTCGATGATGCGGTCGGTCTTGTCGATGTTGTGCCGATGGGTGACGAAGTTGAGCACCATCGGGTAGCCGTGGGCCTTTACGGCACGGGCCATCTCCAGCTTTTGCGCAAAGGCCTTCTTCGAGCCGGCAAGCAGGTTGTTGACCTGCTCGTCGCTGGCCTGGAAGCTGATCTGGATATGGTCCAGGCCGGCCTTCTTGAAATCGGCGATGCGCGCTTCGGTCAGGCCGATGCCCGAGGTGATCAGGTTGGTGTAGTACCCCAGCCGGCGGGCTTCGCCGATCAGCTCGGCAAGGTCCTGGCGCACCAGCGGCTCACCGCCGGAAAAGCCGATTTGCGCGGCGCCCATTTCCCGCGCTTCGGCCATCACCTTGAACCATTGTGCGGTGCTCAGCTCCTGGCCCTGGGCGGCAAAGTCCAGCGGGTTGGAGCAATACGGGCACTGCAGCGGGCAGCGGTAGGTGAGCTCGGCCAGCAGCCACAGCGGCAGGCCGACCTCGGGCGTAGGCGGCAAATCAGGCGAGGACGATCCAGTGTTCGGCACGGGCCACCTCCATGAACTGCTCGATGTCATCGGCCACTTCCGGGACATCGGGGAATTGCTGTTCGAGTTCGCTGATGATGGCTGCCACGTCACGCTGGCCGTCGATCAGGCCACCGATCAGGCTGGCGCTTTCGTTGAGCTTGATCATGCCCTCGGGGTACAGCAACACATGGCCCTTTTGTGCCGGCTCGTACTGGAAGCGGTAGCCGGGGCGCCAGCTCGGCACCTGATTGCGATCCAGACTCATAGGGTGATCCCCTTGTGCCACACCCGGTCCTGGGTGACGGAGTGATAAGGCGGGCGGTTCAACTCGTAGGCCATGCTCATGGCGTCGAGCATGCTCCAGAGGATATCCAGCTTGAACTGAAGTATCTCCAGCATACGCTCCTGGCCCGCGCGGGTGGTGTAGTGCTGCAGGGTAATCGCCAGGCCGTGCTCCACGTCACGCCGGGCCTGGCCCAGACGGGTGCGGAAGTACTCGTAGCCGGCCGGGTCGATCCACGGGTAGTGCTGTGGCCAGCTGTCCAGTCGCGACTGGTGGATTTGCGGGGCGAACAGTTCGGTCAGCGAGCTGCTGGCCGCTTCCTGCCAGCTGGCGCGGCGGGCGAAGTTGACGTAGGCGTCCACGGCAAAGCGTACGCCGGGCAGTACCAGGTCCTGGGAGCGCAGCTGGTCCGGGTCGAGGCCGACCGCCTGGCCAAGGCGCAGCCAGGCTTCGATGCCACCGTCCTCGCCGGGTGCGCCGTCGTGGTCGAGCAGGCGCTGGATCCACTCGCGGCGTACCTCCCGGTCCGGGCAGTTGGCCAGGATCGCGGCATCCTTCATCGGGATGTTGACCTGGTAGTAGAAGCGGTTGGCTACCCAGCCCTGGATCTGCTCACGGGTGGCGCGGCCCTGATACATCGCCACGTGGTACGGGTGATGGATGTGGTAGTAGGCGCCCTTGGCGCGCAGGGCCTGCTCGAATTCGGCAGGGGACATTGGCAGTGCGTCGCTCATTCGGCTGGCTCCTGTAAAGCTGAGTCTCGGCTCGATCCCTGTGGGAGCGGGTTTACCCGCGAACACCGGCGAAGCCGGTGCCATACACTGTGTTGGATTCTTCGCGGGTGAACCCGCTCCCACAGGGGAACTGTGTTGCTTGTGCGATCTCGGTTTTACAACTCGATGCTCATGCCATCGAAGGCAACTTCGACGCCACGGCGCAGGACTTCGGCGCGCTCGGGTGAGTCTTCGTCGAGAATCGGGTTGGTGTTGTTGATGTGGATAAGTACCTTGCGCTGGCGCGGGAAGCCGTCGAGCACTTCCAGCATGCCGCCAGGGCCGTTCTGGGCCAGGTGACCCATCTCGCGGCCGGTGCGGGTGCCCACGCCACGGCGCTGCATTTCGTCGTCTTCCCACAGGGTGCCGTCGACCAGCAGGCAGTCGGCACCGTGCATCATCGCCAGCAGGTTTTCGTCTACCTGGCCCAGGCCCGGTGCGTAGAACAGCTTGCCGCCGGTGCGGGTGTCTTCGACCATCAAACCCAGGTTATCGCCCGGGTGCGGGTCGAAGCGGTGCGGGGAGTAGGGCGGCGCGGCACTGCGCAGCGGAAACGGGGTGAACTTGAGGTTTGGGCAGGCGTCGATCACGAAGCTGCCTTCCAGCTCGATGCGGTTCCACTGCAGGCCACCGTTCCAGTGGCTGAGCATGTTGAACAGCGGGAAACCGGTGGTCAGGTCCTGATGGACCATGTCCGTGCACCACACCTGGTGCGGGCAACCTTCGCGCAGGCTGAGCAGGCCGGTGGTGTGGTCGATCTGGCTGTCCAGCAGGACGATGGCGTTGATGCCGGTGTCGCGCAGGGCACGGGCCGGCTGCATCGGCGCAAAGGCCTGGAGCTGGGCGCGGATGTCGGGCGAGGCATTGCACAGCACCCAGTGCACGCCGTCGTCGGACAGGGCGATGGACGATTGGGTGCGCGCCGTGGCACGCAGGGTGCCGTCACGGTAGCCCTTGCAGTTGACGCAGTTGCAGTTCCACTGCGGGAACCCGCCACCGGCGGCGGAGCCGAGAACCTGGATGTACATGGCCACTCTCTATGCAGAAAACCGTGTCGTAAAAACGAAAACGCCCCGGCGGGCCGAGGCGTTGAGGCGCAAGCCTGGCTTAGCGGCTTGCGAAGTACATGGTGACTTCGAAACCGATACGCAGGTCAGTGTAAGCAGGTTTGGTCCACATGGAATTACTCCTTCCGAATGAGGGTTGGGTTGCTCAGCTACTACTTGGGTACCGCCATGGGCCGGCAGTTCCCTGAAACTGGGATTGCGCTATCTTACAAGAAAAATTTGTACCGAAAGGTTAATTATTCGAAAAGCGCCGTTGCAATTGGCGTAACAATCGCGAGGTTGTTCACTGCCATTCAAGGGTTGGCGCGGCAGCGTTGGCCAAGCAGAGCCAAGGGCAATCCTTATCGAGCAGGGTGCCCAGCAGCTGGTCCATATCCGTCTGCCGCGTCTTCAAGATAGCCCTGCGCAGCTCATCTAGCGTGCCGGGTTGTGTAGCCAGGTGTGTCTGCCATGCCCATTCGGCAACGTCGGCGTTGGCCATGGCGGGCTCGTCGAATTGCTCGGCCAACGCCACGCGAGCGCCCGGATCCAGCGTGATGCCTTGCCGCAGCAGGGTGAGCAGGTGGTCGAGGACCTGCGCTTGGCGGGTATGTGGCGACTGCACCCCGAACAACAGGCCGCCGACACCCTCGACCTGACGAAAGGTACTGAACACCGCGTAGCCGAGTTGCAGCTCTACCCGCAGCCGTTGGTAAACCGGCCCTTGCAGCAATTGCGCAAGCACGCGGCCGCTGGCTTCGCTGGCCGCAGGGAGCGGGCAGAACAGCAACAGGGCGTGTTCACTGCCGGGTACTTCGGCGTGCTGCCAACGGTGGCTGGCCCATGTAGGCGGGGGGGCAGGCAGCGAGCCTTGCCCAGGGCAGTGCTGTAACGCAGTGCCCAAAGCGCTTAGCGCAGCAGCGTCGAAACCTGTGGCAAGGCCATGCCAGCGGGCGTGCTGCCACAGGCTGTCGAGTTGCGACTGCGTCGGCATGCTGGCAGGCGCACTTGCGGGGTGGGCGCCCACTACCGCGTCGGGCAGTTGCTTGAGCAAGGCCCTGATGGGGATCAGTGGCGGTGGCGTCGCCGTGCTGGGCTGCCAGCAACTGGTTGCTGGCTTGAGCATCAGGGCCAAGGCCTGCTCCACTGCCCGAAGCACCGCTGCCGGTTGCCCGGCGCAGCGCAATTGCCAGTATTCGCCAACGGCACTGAACAGCAGTTGCACCGACGCGCGCTCGCAGCGCTCCTGCAGTGGGGCCAGCGCCTGTTCCAGCACGGCCTGCAAACGCTGGCGCAGGGGCGAAGGCAGGTGCCAGCGCAGGTAAAGCGCGGCGTACTGACGGGTGCCAGGCAGCAGGTCGCTGGTCTTCAGGGCCGCCGGTAGAGGTTGCGCCGGGGCATTGGGCAAATCTGCCATCAGCAAGGGGTCGACGGGGGGCAGTTGCCATTGCCCATGCGCTTGGCCCGGCAGGCCCTGGAGCAGCGCGCCCAAAGCCTGCTGGCCTTGCGCATCCAGCTTGGCGAACGGCTGGCCCGTGCTGTCCCGGCGAGCCAGCTCAAGCGCGCCGGCGCTGCGTTCACGGCTGAGCTGCAGCAGGCCGAATGCGTGGTTCATCTGCTCAAGGTCGGCCTGGCGGATGAAGCTGAACCAACCCTGCAGCAGGGCATCTGCTTCGTCCGGTTTGGCGCTTGCGCTGAGCTGCAGGTCGATGTGCCAAAGTAACTGCCCGGCGAAGCTGTACACCCTCTCGGCCTTGAAGCTTTGCAGCCAGCCGCGTTGGCGCAGCGCATGCAGCCAGGTACCCGGGCGGTTGTCGCCCAGGCAACTGATCAGTAATTCCAGGGCCTGCTCGGCACCTGCCGGTAGCTTTTCATGGGTGAACACCAGGCGCGTGTTCGTAGGCGACAGTAGTGGTGGCAGCGTTTGTAGCGCCTGCGTACCCGTCGCGAACAGGCTGGCATGCTGCCTGCCCAGCTGTTCCAGTTCATCCAGCGCCTGTGGGCCACACAGGCTCAGGGTCATCTGGCCTCCCTGGTAATAGCGTTGGTGAAAGCCTTCGAGGGCTTGCTGAAAGGCGGGGTTCTGCAAGGCCAGGGTGTGCCGGTTACCGGCGTGAAAAGCCCCTAGCGGATGCCCCGGCGACACCGATTGCAGCAAGGCGAACTGCTGCTGAGCCTGCGGGTTGCGCGACCAGGCGATGAACTCGGCGTGGATCACTTCGCGTTCGCGGCGTTGGCGCTCGATGCCCAGGTCCGGTTCGGCCAGCATCTGGCACAGGCGCTCAAGGCCCCCAGCCAAGGCATTGGTCGGCACTTCGAAGAAGAAATCGGTGGCGCGTTCCCGGGTGCTGGCGTTGACCTGGCCACCGAGGGCCTGGACGTAGCGCATCAGGCCATCGTTCAGGGGGAACTGCGCGGTGCCGAGGAAGAAAAGGTGTTCGAGGAAGTGGGCCAGGCCGGGCCACCTGGCGGGAGCGTCATGGCTGCCCGCGTGCACCCGCAATGCGGCGGCCGAGCGCTTAAGGCGCGGGGCGTGGCGCAGGGTGAGCTGCAGGCCGTTGGCGAGGGTGAGGTGGCGGGTGGTGTCAGGCATGAAAACTCCGGGTAGGTGTTCATGCTAACCCATTTGTATGAGCAGGCCCGGCCTCTTCGCGGGCGCGCCCGCTCCTACAGGTATGGTGTGGCTTGCAGACTGACACCAATCCTGTGGGAGCGGGCGCGCCCGCGAATGGGACGTCAGCTTTTACGCAGGTGCAGTTCCTGGCGCAGGTCTGTCAGGTAAGGAAATGCCTCACGCCCCTGCACCACCTGCTCATGCTCCAGCTCCGCCAGCAGCAGGCATTCATCCCGCCCACCCATGGCCAGCAGGCTGCCATCAGGGCCTATGATGCTGCTCTGCCCGCAATACTGGATGTCGTCTTCCGAGCCGCAATAATTGGCATACACCAGGTAGCACTGGTTTTCCTGCGCCCGCGCCCTCACGGTCACCTGGCAGACGAAGTCGTACGGGGCCATGTTCGCCGTCGGCACCAGGATCAGTTCGGCACCACCCAGCGCCAGGCGCCGGGCGTTCTCCGGGAACTCGATGTCGTAACAGATCAGCAGGCCGACTTTCCAACCGTCCAGTTCCACCACCGGGAAGTGATCGGCGCCGGCGCTGAACATCGCGCGGTCCAGCTCACCGAACAGGTGAGTCTTGCGGTAGTTGCACAGGCTGCGCCCGTGCGCGTCGATCAACTGCACACTGTTGTAGATCGCCCCATCATCACCACGCTCGGGGTAGCCATAGACGATCGCGATGCGGTGCGCCTGGGCTATTTCCACCACGTCCATCGCCGCCGGGCCATCGTCGGCTTCGGCCAGCCGCTCGACCTGGGGCAGGCCGATGTTGTAGCCGGTCAGGAACATTTCCGGGCACACCAGCAACTGTGCGCCGCGGTCGGCTGCCAGCTGCGCCTGGTGGCGCAGCCGTTGCAGGTTGCCGGGCACGTCCAGTGGCTTGGGGGCGCCCTGGAACAGAGCAATGCGCATGGTGCCTCCTTGAGTCAGTCTGCCAGGGCGATCGGGCCGATCTCGTCAAACACATCGCCCGGGCCGGGGTTGTCCGGGTGGGTCTGGCCACCGAAGTGGTTCATGATACCCCACACCGCATTCAGCGACGTCTGCACCGCGCCTTCCACCCACGCCGGGGTCCACGACACGTCGTCACCGGCGATGAACATGCCGCGCTGCTCGGCAGGCATGTCCTGCTGCATGAAATGCGCGTACATGCGCTGGTTGTAGCGGTAGTGGCCCGGCAGTGCGCCCTTGAAGGCGCCGAGGAAGTGCGGGTCGGCCTCCCAGGAAATGGTGATCGGGTCGCCGATGATGTGCCCGGCGATATCGGTCTTGGGGTAGATCTTCTTCAGCGCATCCAGGGCCAGCTGCACGCGCTTTTCCACCGGGTGCGGCAGCATCTTCAGCGCGTCGCTCATCCAGGCGTAGGACAGGCAGATCACCCCCGGCTTGTCGTCGCCGTTGTCGAACAGGTAGGTGCCGCGGGTGAGGCGGTCGGTGAGGGTCATGCTCATCAGGTCGCGGCCGGTTTGCGGGTCCTTGTCCTTCCAGAACGGCCGGTCGACCATGACGAACGTCTTCGACGATTGCATGTAGCGGGTGCGGTCCAGGGCCATCCACATTTTTTGCGAGAACAGCGATTCCTCGCAGTCGATCTGGGTGGTCAGCAGCCAGGTCTGGCAGGTGGCGAGCACGGCGCCGTAGTGCCGGGTGTCGCCCCAGTTGTCGGTGACCGCCAGGCGGCCATCGGCGGCACGGGCGATGCGCTTGACCCCGGTGCGCGGCGCGCCGCCATGCAGGCCGCTCAGGCTGGTGCCCTCCGGCCAGTGGGCGCAGCGCTCCGGCACATGGCGCCAGATACCTTGCGGCACCTGCTCCACACCGCCGACGACCAGGTGCTGGTGGTCGTCGCAGTTGGTCATCACCACGCGGAAGATTTCCAGCATCGAGTTGGGGAAGTCCGAGTCCCATCCGCCGGTGCCAAAGCCGACCTGGCCGAACACTTCGCGGTGCTGGAAGCTCAGTTTGGCAAACGAGCGCGAGGTGGCCACGAAGTCGTAGAAGGTGCGGTCGTCCCACAGCGGCACCAGCTTGTTCCACAACTCCTTGAGCCGCGGTACATCGCGGTCGCGGATGGCTTGCTGGATGTCGGCGAACTGGGCGCCACTTTCCAGCGCATCGGCCCAGGCGTCGGCCACTTCGTGGAACAGCTTGGGCAGGTCGGTGGTTTTTTCGGCGTAGTAGGTCTGGCCTTCCAGGTCGATCACCGTGCTGCCCGAGGCCGGGGTCAGCGGGTTGGGGAAGGGCTTGGTCTCCAGGCCCAGCTTGTCCACGTAGTGATAGAACGCCGTGGACGACACCGGGAAACGCATGCCACCGAGTTCGGCGATGATCCCGTCGGTGCCGTTGAAGGCTTGCGAACGCAGCCGGCCACCCAGCTTGGAGGCCTCGTACACCACCGGCTTCAAGCCCAGCTTCATCAGCTCGTACGCCGCCACCAGTCCAGCGATACCGGCACCCACGATGGCCACTTCTTCACCTTGGCGATCTGCTGGGATGCTGCCCAGGCCTGCGGGGTGTTCCAGCCAGTCGTCGAAGGCGAAGGGGAAGTCCGGGCCAAAGATGGTGATGGGCTGCTTGCCGTCGGCGGGGTGGCGGTTTTTCTTGTTCATGAAGTGACCTTGCCAGAGAGGCTGCGCAGGGAGCGGAGCCTGAGTATAGGAGATGCCTGGCGGTCATTTTAGGGGTTTGGGGATTCGTTATTAAGGAGCATAGTGTTGTCTGAAAGTAGCTTTGCTCGTCGTATTAGCCGATTTTTCATTGCTTTTGACGAATCAAGCCAAAGATGCCAAATGATCCACCGTCTCAGGGTATTTCTGTACCAGACGAATCAGTGCGACTGCTTGCGCATTGGGTCTGGAGCGGCCTTGCTCCCAGTTTTCCAGCGTTCTGGCATTGGTTCGGAGATGGTTTGCGAACAGTGCCCTGGACATGTTGAGGCGCTGGCGCAGCTCCAGCAGTTCGTTGGGGACCAATGGGGCCAGTTCGGTGAGGCTGGCTTTGTGCGAGCGTAGGGTTTTTTTGCCTTGGCGTTCTTCGGCCAGGGCGTCGAAGCCTTCCGTGAGTTCAGTGAACAGGTTGCGGGGCATGGTTTTTCCTCAACAGGTATTCGCGTTCAAGCATCGTTCTCAGCGCTTTTCGCTGGGAATCGGTCAAGTCATCCTGCATGTCTTTGCCGTACACCGTGAATAACCAGAATTGACAGCTAAGACCTCCGGTGCCCTTGATCGCATCCCCGGCGAAGGGATCCTTCATCAAGAGCAGCTGTAAGAGACGAAAGTCCTGATCATTCAGATAACTCGCTCGGTGACGTTCGAACGGGGGGAGCTCAACAAAAACTGCTTCCATTTATTGTACGTAACCTGCGTATAGTTTGGTGGGGGAGGCGAGGTCTGTCAATCCATTCGCTTTCCAGCCTATACACATTGGCGGGTTATCTGAGTGCTACTGAATTGCGGAATGTAACCCGGACAGAGGCTGGTAGGTTTTCGCACGACCGCCATGGCACACGACGCGATATCGAGTGGGACAAACAAGGCGGTCGCGCGAAATCCTCATAGGCATGACTGGCCGAAACAAACTTAGGAGCGAGCGCCATCTCGCGATGCGCCGCGCGGGCGGGGCTCGATCTTATAGGCGCTGCAAATCGCAAGGCGGGCACCCTTTGGCCTTTATGCGATCTGTCGGCCTGACATCAGTGAGCTTTAGGTAGGGCTGATCAGAAAATTCTTACGGCTCAGCACAATTTAAAGAATTACCCTACGGCCGCTATCGCCTCGGTCTGGCATCGCGGGAATCGCTTCACAGTTAACTTCACCGGGTCGCCGCAAATTCGGCGATCGGGCGTGAGAACCCGCTTTTTGGCCCGTGGCCTCAATCAGGTCGCCACCGACTACGCCCAGCACCACGCCCCCGAGCGCAGCCGTGACATCGTCTGGTCGATGCAGCATTCTGCTGAAAGCCTTTCGGCAATCCTCGATGGCCTGCTCGACGGCCAGGAAGCCTGACCGCCAGCCCGCTTAGACCGGCTGCCCACGGTCCACCTTGCTGCTGAGAATGATCGATGTGGTGGTCTTCTCCACCCCGTCGACGCTACCGATCTGGTCGAGCAGCTGGTCCAGTTGTTCGGGCGAGTCTGTACGCAGCCAGGCCACATAGTC belongs to Pseudomonas putida NBRC 14164 and includes:
- the pqqE gene encoding pyrroloquinoline quinone biosynthesis protein PqqE, with protein sequence MPNTGSSSPDLPPTPEVGLPLWLLAELTYRCPLQCPYCSNPLDFAAQGQELSTAQWFKVMAEAREMGAAQIGFSGGEPLVRQDLAELIGEARRLGYYTNLITSGIGLTEARIADFKKAGLDHIQISFQASDEQVNNLLAGSKKAFAQKLEMARAVKAHGYPMVLNFVTHRHNIDKTDRIIELCIALEADFVELATCQFYGWAHLNRLGLLPTREQLERAERITNEYREKLKAEGNPCKLIFVTPDYYEERPKACMNGWGNLFLTITPDGTALPCHGARQLPVKFPNVRDHDLHHIWYESFGFNRFRGYEWMREPCRSCDEKEKDFGGCRCQAFMLTGDASNADPVCAKSAEHGIILKAREEAETAQLAIEQMTFRNDRNSRVIARG
- the pqqD gene encoding pyrroloquinoline quinone biosynthesis peptide chaperone PqqD, with protein sequence MSLDRNQVPSWRPGYRFQYEPAQKGHVLLYPEGMIKLNESASLIGGLIDGQRDVAAIISELEQQFPDVPEVADDIEQFMEVARAEHWIVLA
- the pqqC gene encoding pyrroloquinoline-quinone synthase PqqC produces the protein MSDALPMSPAEFEQALRAKGAYYHIHHPYHVAMYQGRATREQIQGWVANRFYYQVNIPMKDAAILANCPDREVRREWIQRLLDHDGAPGEDGGIEAWLRLGQAVGLDPDQLRSQDLVLPGVRFAVDAYVNFARRASWQEAASSSLTELFAPQIHQSRLDSWPQHYPWIDPAGYEYFRTRLGQARRDVEHGLAITLQHYTTRAGQERMLEILQFKLDILWSMLDAMSMAYELNRPPYHSVTQDRVWHKGITL
- the pqqB gene encoding pyrroloquinoline quinone biosynthesis protein PqqB; translated protein: MYIQVLGSAAGGGFPQWNCNCVNCKGYRDGTLRATARTQSSIALSDDGVHWVLCNASPDIRAQLQAFAPMQPARALRDTGINAIVLLDSQIDHTTGLLSLREGCPHQVWCTDMVHQDLTTGFPLFNMLSHWNGGLQWNRIELEGSFVIDACPNLKFTPFPLRSAAPPYSPHRFDPHPGDNLGLMVEDTRTGGKLFYAPGLGQVDENLLAMMHGADCLLVDGTLWEDDEMQRRGVGTRTGREMGHLAQNGPGGMLEVLDGFPRQRKVLIHINNTNPILDEDSPERAEVLRRGVEVAFDGMSIEL
- the pqqA gene encoding pyrroloquinoline quinone precursor peptide PqqA; this encodes MWTKPAYTDLRIGFEVTMYFASR
- the pqqF gene encoding pyrroloquinoline quinone biosynthesis protein PqqF codes for the protein MPDTTRHLTLANGLQLTLRHAPRLKRSAAALRVHAGSHDAPARWPGLAHFLEHLFFLGTAQFPLNDGLMRYVQALGGQVNASTRERATDFFFEVPTNALAGGLERLCQMLAEPDLGIERQRREREVIHAEFIAWSRNPQAQQQFALLQSVSPGHPLGAFHAGNRHTLALQNPAFQQALEGFHQRYYQGGQMTLSLCGPQALDELEQLGRQHASLFATGTQALQTLPPLLSPTNTRLVFTHEKLPAGAEQALELLISCLGDNRPGTWLHALRQRGWLQSFKAERVYSFAGQLLWHIDLQLSASAKPDEADALLQGWFSFIRQADLEQMNHAFGLLQLSRERSAGALELARRDSTGQPFAKLDAQGQQALGALLQGLPGQAHGQWQLPPVDPLLMADLPNAPAQPLPAALKTSDLLPGTRQYAALYLRWHLPSPLRQRLQAVLEQALAPLQERCERASVQLLFSAVGEYWQLRCAGQPAAVLRAVEQALALMLKPATSCWQPSTATPPPLIPIRALLKQLPDAVVGAHPASAPASMPTQSQLDSLWQHARWHGLATGFDAAALSALGTALQHCPGQGSLPAPPPTWASHRWQHAEVPGSEHALLLFCPLPAASEASGRVLAQLLQGPVYQRLRVELQLGYAVFSTFRQVEGVGGLLFGVQSPHTRQAQVLDHLLTLLRQGITLDPGARVALAEQFDEPAMANADVAEWAWQTHLATQPGTLDELRRAILKTRQTDMDQLLGTLLDKDCPWLCLANAAAPTLEWQ
- a CDS encoding carbon-nitrogen hydrolase family protein, whose product is MRIALFQGAPKPLDVPGNLQRLRHQAQLAADRGAQLLVCPEMFLTGYNIGLPQVERLAEADDGPAAMDVVEIAQAHRIAIVYGYPERGDDGAIYNSVQLIDAHGRSLCNYRKTHLFGELDRAMFSAGADHFPVVELDGWKVGLLICYDIEFPENARRLALGGAELILVPTANMAPYDFVCQVTVRARAQENQCYLVYANYCGSEDDIQYCGQSSIIGPDGSLLAMGGRDECLLLAELEHEQVVQGREAFPYLTDLRQELHLRKS
- a CDS encoding flavin monoamine oxidase family protein, encoding MNKKNRHPADGKQPITIFGPDFPFAFDDWLEHPAGLGSIPADRQGEEVAIVGAGIAGLVAAYELMKLGLKPVVYEASKLGGRLRSQAFNGTDGIIAELGGMRFPVSSTAFYHYVDKLGLETKPFPNPLTPASGSTVIDLEGQTYYAEKTTDLPKLFHEVADAWADALESGAQFADIQQAIRDRDVPRLKELWNKLVPLWDDRTFYDFVATSRSFAKLSFQHREVFGQVGFGTGGWDSDFPNSMLEIFRVVMTNCDDHQHLVVGGVEQVPQGIWRHVPERCAHWPEGTSLSGLHGGAPRTGVKRIARAADGRLAVTDNWGDTRHYGAVLATCQTWLLTTQIDCEESLFSQKMWMALDRTRYMQSSKTFVMVDRPFWKDKDPQTGRDLMSMTLTDRLTRGTYLFDNGDDKPGVICLSYAWMSDALKMLPHPVEKRVQLALDALKKIYPKTDIAGHIIGDPITISWEADPHFLGAFKGALPGHYRYNQRMYAHFMQQDMPAEQRGMFIAGDDVSWTPAWVEGAVQTSLNAVWGIMNHFGGQTHPDNPGPGDVFDEIGPIALAD
- a CDS encoding helix-turn-helix domain-containing protein → MPRNLFTELTEGFDALAEERQGKKTLRSHKASLTELAPLVPNELLELRQRLNMSRALFANHLRTNARTLENWEQGRSRPNAQAVALIRLVQKYPETVDHLASLA